AACTTAACTGACAGCTATTCGACGTTACGTCAACACGCGAACATtctaataaaattaaaaattcccCTGTAAGTTTTCCGGAAAACAAAGGGATGTGCAGCAGTTGTTATCAACTGAAAATGCTGAACCTATACCTTACAGCAGAGGTTCCCTCATAGTGAAAGGACTCAATGCACAGAAATGATCAGTGTGCATCTGTGTTGTGTCCATAGTGGTGATGTAGAGTGAAATCTGCAGTGTCAGCCTTTGcacaggaacccccccccccaaaggggaCTTTACTAAAGAATATtatttgcatagatcacatctGGGgtccaaaatgtccccaaagtgtggtaaaacctgaaacttccttacttttggagacatttttcaggtcctcatTTAGATAACCCGAATTTTATAAACATCTGTGAGCGccatcaaaaatgtaaaaattccTGCAtcttatttggttacttatggttaaggttaaggctggctggggggggggtgtcgtgactgggattagggtttttcccatagagatgaatggaaggtccctgTTTAGACATGGGtatttgtgtatatgtatgAGTGTTTGTCAGAACCAGATGGGAGAACTGCGCCAGAGGGAATGAAACAGAAAAGTCACAAATGTAAACATGTACAGAAGAAGGAACTTAAGTATTGAAATGTCTCAAATCAGAATATTTAATTGCTTTTTTTGTTCCCATGTATTTTTACTATGTGCCTGCATTATTACAATGTGAGTCCAGTTTAAGCTATTTGATTGTCATTGCTTAAGTATTCAGTGTTTCATTAGGAAAAGTTTACTTCTGTAGATCGTAAACTTCTCAGTTCTTTTACGATAACAgatggttttttttctttgcttggAAGTTCAGTGAAAACTGTGGCctgtttctgttcctgtcttCAATATTCATTAACAAGGCATCTTCGAAGACTTTTATCTTTTACACATAGGCATGGTGTTTGATTAACTGGTAGTCCTTGAGCAAACACCTTGAGACAATACTGGTGAAAGTCATATTCTGCTTAAAATGTGCATACACAAGTGAACGAGAGACTAACAGGTGCAAATATGCATATCTCATTTTGAAGGAACAGAtgcaataaaacacaatacaagttcaacaaagtgtcaaaataaaaggtttGAAGACTTATAGAGAGATCCCACACTGGTTTGATTCTCTCTCCCTCATTCAGCTGATGAGAGATGTTGGCCGTGAGCACAGATAGAAATGAGAAGGTTACATGTTGGAAAAAAGGTGAAAACTATCTCTAACAGTGACCAATGTCCTCTCCAGGGAGAATGGAGACCCAGCTGGCGCAGGTGAGTTTCTGCCAAGATGCCAGACGTTTGCTTTCTGTGTAAAAGTAAACCAGCGGAAGCTCCAGTTAAATCTATTCACGATAAAATATAATCTCAAAAAATATTTCAGGACAGGGAGTGGCAGattggttagcactgtcacaccactgggatctgggttcacatctccaccatggctccacgTGTGtagagtctgcatgttctccctgtgtcatcatggggcttcctccagctcctccccacCACCATGCAAACACAGGCCAAGCTTGATTGGCGTTAACAAACTGCCCATAGGTGAGAATGGTGTGttaatgtgccctgtgatgggcttgGCACcttgtcctgggttgttccctgccttgcacccacaGCTTCCAGATTAGGCTCCACACCCCATGTCATTAACAGTTGTTATTAGCAGTGCTAAACAGCCCTCCTACAATACAGCAGCATACATAGGCTATTAGCGTTAAGACAGTAAATCATTTTTTGGTATTACATACCGATATTACTACATGTTGCTAAAATACTGTGAAATACAATGTCCCGGGGCATTTGGTAAAATACAGTACTGGCAAAAGGTGTTTGCGGGAGAATTTTGTGTCCATAATTTGACTGAAGAGCAGatactgaaaatggatggatggatggatggatgggtaatgCATAAAGTTAAATGAAAAGGCTTATTTTATATAGTGTGAAATAAAATGTTCTGCGCCAGAATGCTATACAGACATAAACTGCCCTCTTTCTGTCTGAAGGTAAATCACCAAGTCAGTGTCCTCTTGAAGACTCACACATGATGCTATTTCATCTGCAGTTAATGAGATACAAGACAGATTAGGATTTTCCCATTGAAAAGAGGAAAAGAGGCGGTAATCTCAGGCGATGTAGGTTTCAGTGGTGTTACAAAGTCTGCGGCCTTCAGTGTTGCACAATCACACTTAACCACAAGAAGACCTTAATAAACTGGCCTGATCCTGCTGTTGGAGCTTGTGAAAGGAACTTCCATAAGACACTGACTTGGCAACGGGGCTGCCCACTGAGTCATCAGCCCACCCGTGGCACAATTAGCTGGAATTACTAGCAAACATAATGCTTAGGAGACAATTGCTGTATCTTCACTCATGCACAGCTTAAGACATGAATATCTATTAGCATTAGaataaaaaacaacagaagCAATTAGTATGTTTCaaatttataaattataaataagaCCCACAGAGTCATGGTTTGTGTCATCTTGTGCTTCTTTTCATATGATTCTCTTTTAATCGTACATGTGTTGAGTTATCCAGAATAGTCATCAAATTAAGTGCGGTTAAATAAAAAGGACAAAAGGTACTGGAGAATGGAACCCCACCAGCAGGAATAAAAGCTTCTTTTTAAaagtgcatatttttctgggaCGAGCACCAGCCATCGATCACTCAGGAATCACCAGGAAACTAGGTCTGGACACTCATGCCTTCTTTGATGAGCAGTTTAATTGGACTGACTTTCAGGCCACCTGCCCTGAGCTTCATTAACATACTAATGACAGGCTGAGGAGGGGCTCTTTacaggaatggggggggggcacaaggatGGAGCAACAGTGGTTAGGGAGTTGAGAGACTCTGAGAGACACGGGACCGGTACTGTTTGGGTGGATGAAGCGTGTTTCCATTAATGCAACACAGCCGTTCCTTATACGTCATGCGACATTGAAAAACGGGGAGCACATCATCTCGATGGCATAAATGTTCTGTCAAGAGGAAGTGTGTGTGCTTTGCTCTACTGAACAGGATTGGACTTTTTCAACCTGAAGAGAAGGACTTCAAAGTCAGGATTTAGCTCATCATTAATAGAGGCGTGTTTTCCGGTGAGCGACATTAGTCACAAGATTACTGCCTATATCCTGTGAAGAGTACTTACTGAAGATGAGTACTTAAATTcccaaaaaaacacatattcaTTAGTCTATTAAGAATTTTCCACTGCCCCCGTTACTTGTAGCTGTAATTGCCTGTAATTATGCTTAATCAGGAGTGGCTCATTCATGTTATGAATTCAGGTGAAAGAGACACATGTTTCCATGCACAACAGGACCAGTCAAATCTCATCACAGACCAAGTCTCCGTACTGCTGTTCAGTTTTATTGCAGATGTCAGAGAAAATCACACCCCACATGTCCTTCACAACAAGAGCATTTTACACTTTCATTGCCAGATGAGTAATTACACACTGAAAGTAATAAGATCAACATAATGATCCATCTAAGTCACATATACGGGATGCCCAGTAAGTTTGGATTTTGTCTATGAAACAGCCTACGTGCGAATTCGCTAGCTTATCCTGCTAATATTCAAGCAGCACCTCTCGTGAACACTTAGGCAAATCACACACTTGGTGAATGGGTCAGTCATGTTAATTACAAGATTGATTATAATTACTGCAGTTCAAGGCCTTTCCAAGGAGCGTATCAACCAGCCACACAGCAGAGTTCTTACCAACAAAAGCCTAATGAGATACACTAATCCGGGCTCTATCATCTGCAGGGCCACTCTTGTGACGGCCTTTACTTCCCGCTCAACCTGAGCACGTCTCTCACCATGGCGCCGATGCCGTCGAAGATCAGGTGCAGCTGAGTATCACACATGAAGGCTGGAGCTGTCACAACTTTGTTCTTCTGGTCCACATGGGTCTCGTAGGCAATACCGGTTAAGGAAATCTGGCCGATCGCTGTGGACCGCCACACCAAAGCCCGCTGCAGAGGGTTCACCTGCGCGGCCATAACAGACTGATGTTAAAGAGCTTGCTGACAGGTCTGAAACGCCCTGAAGGTGACAGTGAAGGATATGGTGACATCTTTGACGCAGTGTTTGGCTCCCAGCGCTCTGATGGCCTGGACAGTCCCAGCGTACGGCCACTTCCcaccctcctcttcctcgtGGCCCACGGTGACCTCCACCTTCCCCAAAACCCGAGCCGCCAGTACGGGGGAGATGCAGCAGAGCCTGAGGTTGCGTGGAGATGAAGTCACATGAAGATGTCAGACACTGAAGCatccagccacccccccccacacacagacttACCCAATGGGTTTGCCAGCTTTGTGGAAATCCTTCAGAACACGCTCCACGTCCTTATTCACTTCACAGTCCTTCCCATCTACTGCGAAGGTGGAGCTGCCAGCCCATAAAACAGCACCAATTAAAGGTGAGAAAGTGCCGGAAACATACAGAAAAACTGGAATTAAAGATGCTACACAGTGTCACACTCTGTGTGCGTTCATGCATGTTTCCAACAACTGCAATTACAGGTTTTTGGCGGCGCCGAAGCCCCCGGGGAAGATGACGGCATCGTGATTACTGACGTCCAGGTGACCCAGGTCACTGATGCTGCCCCGAGCGATGCGGGCCGATTCAGACAGCACGTTCCTGCCAAGTGAAACACAACGTGGGCGATCACCTGTAATTTGCCTGCAGACTCTGGATATTCTCACTGCGACGCAGCACTGCACGGTCCCCTCACCTGGATTCCCCCTCAGCAGGCTGGCCCTTGCCATGGTCTATAACGTGCATCTGGGCTACATCGGGCGCGAACATCCTCACTTGGGCTCCACCCCGGCTGAGATGCACCAGGATCCTGCCTGACAGAAACACAGCCAGCCTAACGCTTGTGCTCCTCACTCTGTAGAAATACCCACGTCACTCAGGGATGGTGCTGAGTTTATTTCTATCTCATGCGTTACCACAACTGAGCACCGCCATGAAAAGTAAGCAGTAAGAAAGGCAAGACCACAAGGGGTAATAGTGACCCCtaacagacatacacacacggaCAGCAGTGGTCAGAGTTCTACATACGCAGAAGCTTCATGGATTTCAGTCCCATCATACACCCCACATCCAGAAAGAACCTGCAGACGGGACAAGCAAACTGTTTCAGAAGGATTACCTGGGATTTCCGAAGAGCAGCCCCACAGCATTACATTACTGTACCAATTCACCATATAGAAAAGAACACAGAAAATAAAGGTCATTTAAGGTAcatttaacagtttttttttcagttaagtTTGCTAAATCCCCCAGTAACAAAAGAATGACTGTATTTGTTTATCTTTGCCTGAATGTTGGTAATAGACCGCCGTATAATGCCGTTTACAAATCCAATACCAGACCACCCTATAATACCATTCAGAAATCCAATACAGACCGCCCTATAATACCGTTTAGAAATTCAATACAGACCGCCCTATAATACCGTTCAGAAATCCAATACAGACTTCCCTGTAATACCATTTAGAAATCCAATACAGACTGCCGTA
This window of the Paramormyrops kingsleyae isolate MSU_618 chromosome 1, PKINGS_0.4, whole genome shotgun sequence genome carries:
- the gatd3 gene encoding glutamine amidotransferase-like class 1 domain-containing protein 3, mitochondrial isoform X1, translating into MLALRPLLSQARLSRTAGSFHTGAACCAAKVAVVLSGCGVYDGTEIHEASAILVHLSRGGAQVRMFAPDVAQMHVIDHGKGQPAEGESRNVLSESARIARGSISDLGHLDVSNHDAVIFPGGFGAAKNLSTFAVDGKDCEVNKDVERVLKDFHKAGKPIGLCCISPVLAARVLGKVEVTVGHEEEEGGKWPYAGTVQAIRALGAKHCVKDVTETHVDQKNKVVTAPAFMCDTQLHLIFDGIGAMVRDVLRLSGK
- the gatd3 gene encoding glutamine amidotransferase-like class 1 domain-containing protein 3, mitochondrial isoform X2: MMGLKSMKLLRRILVHLSRGGAQVRMFAPDVAQMHVIDHGKGQPAEGESRNVLSESARIARGSISDLGHLDVSNHDAVIFPGGFGAAKNLSTFAVDGKDCEVNKDVERVLKDFHKAGKPIGLCCISPVLAARVLGKVEVTVGHEEEEGGKWPYAGTVQAIRALGAKHCVKDVTETHVDQKNKVVTAPAFMCDTQLHLIFDGIGAMVRDVLRLSGK